One Lachancea thermotolerans CBS 6340 chromosome B complete sequence genomic window, CTATCTGAAGCTCGAGCTGCTTCACGCGCAGCGAAAAGTGCTCCGTTTGAAGCGCCTTTTCTTTCTGGGCGTCGCCCATGCTCAGGGTGGAAACTTGTCTATCCTCTGCGTACTGTGCGAACCAACCATTTAGATCGTCCTCGTTGGCGGAGCCAATGCTCGAGATATAactgcttcttttgctctGTGTTGCCAGAACAAACTCTTCTTTGTCGTTGGGAACTTCGAAGTTTAGGTTGAGCGCCTCTGGGAACTCTTTCAGATCGAACGtggagctcgaggaggCGGTGGAAGTGGTGGATGGGAATCTGTAGCCGGGTGTCTTGGTTGCAATTTCCTCAACCGAACCGGGCGTGGGCAGAGCTGCTGCGTGTTCGGTGCGCAGTTCGCATGCAGTCGAACCGCTTATAGCCGTGCTTGTGCTCGAAAGCCCTCTGGCGTGCTTGCTCCCGCGGGAATCCTTGTGTGACAGCATCTGGCTATGGTGCCTTTGTTTTGGCTGTGGTACTTTTTCGCCGTGATGCGAATGTACTGCAGGCTCAGGATGTTTCTGTGTTCTTGGTTGCGCGGATGGCGGCGGCATTTGCTGTGACGCTGTTGTGGCTTGTGGCAATGCAGGCTCTTCTGTTTGCGGTACTGGCGTTGGTgttggcggcggcgccaCTACTtgctttttggcttcttgtGTTTGCGTCGGCTGCCTTACCTCTTCAGAGGATGCCTTCTTCGTATTTCCGAAATTCAGCTTGGAGGATGTCAAGATCATCGAAGGCGTAACTGCTGACCCCACCCGGGAGCTGTTGTTATTATTTAAGAGCTTGGAGATGCCAATGTACTCAGGTTTTAGCATCTTAGGCGGATTGTTGAGCATCGCACGAATCGGCGAATTAGAGCGCAGTAGCTTCGTTGGCGTCTTGGCCTCAACCGTTCGTCCCCGGCCCGAGCGCCCTCGTTCGGTTAGCTTCGAGAGTGATGTGCGGTACATTGCAGGATAGTTTGACTTGCTTTCGTCTAAATACATGAAGGACGGGTTTGCAAGGGGTGCCAAACTGTCATCCAAATGCAGCATTGTAGGAGACATCTTGGGCGTCAGTTTCTCTGCGCCCATGGGAGGAGTGTTCATTTTGGGGGACGTGAAAGTGGTGGAGAAAAGGTAGTGAGGTTCTAATGGGTGGCAGGAATTAACGAATGACAAAGTAGTTGGGAAGCCTGAACTAAAAGACTTACTAGTCGAGTTGGATATCGGATTTCCAGACGCACTTACGCGATGTGTTTTATTTCCTTTTGATTAGCTGGTTGACGAAGTAAGGAGTCTTTTGTGCTTTCGCAGCTCCTGGTCGAAATATTCAGTAGCGAAATGACAATGGCCTAATGTCCTTGTTTGGCGCCTTTTGATTATGAAATGTCTTTTGGCTGGTTTGAATGCAAATAGTCTAATGAAGCGAGCTTACCGGTACAGCTTCAAATCCGGCACAGTCTCCACGTCTTCTTTCCAGGCCTGAAATTTAATGGAAAAGAGAAGTTCCACTGTAGATGTCGTTTTTGTGAAAGCTCCAGTATATCCTCTAGCTCTGTGAAAGTGCTTGATATTTACCTTTATCTATTTCGGGTTCAAGGTATTTTTGATCTGTTGTCACGTGAGCTAATTGTTCACCCAAAGTGGAAATTTGACTTCCATATTAGTACGAAGAGGTAAATATGTAATATGGGGACGCTCTTTGGTCAGAATGGCTTCGGCTTCCGGTCCTTTACTGTGACTTCTGAGGCAAGTTCTCTGTTATAGAGCCGGAAGTACTCGAGGAATTGTGCAATTGGGAAGCTtaaggaagaagagggagTTTGACTGGTCTACGTAAGATTATCGCAGGCGTATAGTTCCGGGCCCGGGGACGGACGACGGGCCTTTGCTCTTTATCTGCTATACCAGCACTTCAAAATTCCTTACTAAAGCGTCAGTTTATATTTCTGAGAAAATGAGTGACATTTACTTCTTAAGCCGCTGAACAAAGTAACTTGGTCACCGTAAATAATGGCTCAGTGGCTCTCAAAAGGTTGATGGACATGCAATATGTAGTAGAAAATATTAGGGATGTTCTGGGTCAGTCAGTGTAGGTAGCTTCAGAGCTGTTTAAGAGCTTCAGAATTCGTTGTTGGGTTTGGCTGTCGTACTCTACGGTTTTTTTAATGACTAGTCCAGTATACTACGCCTGTAACGCCGCAGCGACAAACTGATCGGACGTGAGCTTGGCGGTGGACGTCTGGGTGACAGCCGCGCCGACAAGCTTAATCGCGCTACATGGGCAAGCAGCAGGTTACCGCACAGAGAAATTGGCACTTAGGCGAGTGCCCAACCTTGCCTGTTTTCTGCGGAAGAGGCCTATTATTAGCACCGGTCGTGCAAAATAAATTGAAGCGCGGTACTAACGAGAGATTTCGCTGCCGTTGGAAGCTTCGCTTGATCTCTGAATTCCATCACACGGTGTATTACGTGAGTCATGAGATCCTTTATTATAATTCATtaaagttgaaaaaatcAACTTTAAGTGATGGCATCAAAGATCTCGTCACAAGAGCTCAAGATGTCTTCGACACTGCTGACTCGCACGAGGCCTGCCCTCGTCTCAAGGTTCTTGCTACGCTATCAATCTAGCGCCGTCGcaaaccttcaaaagttgCATGCTAAACTCAACCctgatgagcttttgcCCGACAGCACGCCAGACTATGTGCGGTTGATCTTGAGGTCCTCGGTGTACGATGTCATAGAAGAGTCACCA contains:
- the MMR1 gene encoding Mmr1p (some similarities with uniprot|Q06324 Saccharomyces cerevisiae YLR190W MMR1 Phosphorylated protein of the mitochondrial outer membrane localizes only to mitochondria of the bud interacts with Myo2p to mediate mitochondrial distribution to buds mRNA is targeted to the bud via the transport system involving She2p) yields the protein MNTPPMGAEKLTPKMSPTMLHLDDSLAPLANPSFMYLDESKSNYPAMYRTSLSKLTERGRSGRGRTVEAKTPTKLLRSNSPIRAMLNNPPKMLKPEYIGISKLLNNNNSSRVGSAVTPSMILTSSKLNFGNTKKASSEEVRQPTQTQEAKKQVVAPPPTPTPVPQTEEPALPQATTASQQMPPPSAQPRTQKHPEPAVHSHHGEKVPQPKQRHHSQMLSHKDSRGSKHARGLSSTSTAISGSTACELRTEHAAALPTPGSVEEIATKTPGYRFPSTTSTASSSSTFDLKEFPEALNLNFEVPNDKEEFVLATQSKRSSYISSIGSANEDDLNGWFAQYAEDRQVSTLSMGDAQKEKALQTEHFSLRVKQLELQIAELRLQNEEMRHNITAHRTIQDRCMFEALHDVQREKENTYKEMDRKMKQLEKQINNYRKVIQKLTNSTKTAPVSKPRIPMLDALALDEISETRSSDGEEDEHVDDATIISELNPDERSASASQSPRKRPAGFNLSLTFEK